From the Micromonospora echinofusca genome, the window GGAACTCCTTCCGACGCCGCCGACCGGGTTAGCTGACGGATTCGGGCGGGAAGAACGCCCTACCACAGGCCTGCGGCCCACGGATTCACCCCACGAAGCACTGGGTCCCCGGCTCGTCGTTCACGATTGGGCGGGTCGGTGCGGCGTCGCCTCTGGGCGATCGGGTACCGCACCGGACGCGCCGACATTACTGGCCGGTCCGCGCCCTGCCAACCCCGCCCCACCTGCTTAAACCCTGATCGGGACGCAATTTTTGCGGGCAGCCCGCCACTGACGTGACTCAATGGGACGACCGTTTCGGCCGGCGCCCGAGGGTGACAACGGGACGAGTGGCGGGCATCGACCCCGAAACCCCGGCGGGAAACGACCCGGCCACGCCCTATGACCGGTTCGGCGTCGCGGTGACCGGCGTCACGGAAACGGTCGGGCTTTCTCGACCGGTGGGATTCCGCCGGGCGCTGGCCGCCCCGGTCGGAGCGGCCCGAGCCCGGGGCGGTCAGCGCGAGTCGACGTACGCCGCCGGGTGGTCGGCGGGCCGGGGACGCGGCACGGCGTCGCCCCGCTTCCCCGGTGGTGGCCCGGAGGCGCCGGGGTCCGTCCCGCCGTCGTCCCCGCCGCGCGGTGTCGGGCGGGCCGTCCTGCGCGGGGTGAGCAGCCGCATCATCGGCGTCTCGACGAAGCGGTGCAGCAGGGCGGCCAGGGCCAGGTTGACCAGCAGGAAGCCGAGCACCACCGCCAGCCCCCACCAGCCGGGGAACCCGACACCCCAGTCGCCGGTGAACCGCAGGACGCTGATCATCACCAGGACGTGCACCAGGTAGAAGGCGAAGGAGACCTCGCCGAGCCAGACCATCGGGCGGGACCGCCACGGCGAGCGCCGCCCGCGTACGTCGGCGTCCGCCGCCGCCGCGATGACCAGGATGTACGCCACCGAGAGCAGCGCCGCCCACAGTTCGGCGCGGACCCACTGCGCGGCGAGCACCCAGGTCGCCACGAACACCAGGCTGGCCACCGGCAGGCTCGGGCCCCGCCACCGGCCGCGCCGCATCAGCTCGGCGGCGGCCACGCCCATCCAGAACTCCAGCGACCGCACCGGCGGGAAGACCTGGGTGAACCACCACCGGCTCTCCTCCGGCACCAGGGACTGGGCCGGCCAGAGCGCCAGGATCAGCAGCGGGACCGCGACCACGACGGCCCACAGCGCCCACGGCCGGGCCCGGCGGATGAACGGCAGGGCCAACGGCAGGCAGAGGTAGAAGAAGAACTCGCAGGACAGCGACCAGCTGACCGTGTTGATGCTGTAGAAGTGGCCCGGCCGCGGGTCCCAGGCCTGGAGGAGGAAGAGGTTCTCCACCGCGACGACCCGGTCCACGGGGTCGGCGAACCAGGCCGCGACCGCCAGGGCCGCCACCCACAGGACCACGTGGCTCGGCCAGATCTTGGCCACCCGGCGGCGCCAGAACGCCCGGCGGG encodes:
- a CDS encoding acyltransferase family protein gives rise to the protein MTGTATDAPAARPASPASRLPSLTGLRWVAALLVFGFHVATMGIIAEPGHKAVVDWAFALGLSGVQFFFILSGFVLVWSARPSDTRRAFWRRRVAKIWPSHVVLWVAALAVAAWFADPVDRVVAVENLFLLQAWDPRPGHFYSINTVSWSLSCEFFFYLCLPLALPFIRRARPWALWAVVVAVPLLILALWPAQSLVPEESRWWFTQVFPPVRSLEFWMGVAAAELMRRGRWRGPSLPVASLVFVATWVLAAQWVRAELWAALLSVAYILVIAAAADADVRGRRSPWRSRPMVWLGEVSFAFYLVHVLVMISVLRFTGDWGVGFPGWWGLAVVLGFLLVNLALAALLHRFVETPMMRLLTPRRTARPTPRGGDDGGTDPGASGPPPGKRGDAVPRPRPADHPAAYVDSR